The Sorangiineae bacterium MSr11954 DNA segment GAAAGGATTCTTCCGGCGTGTCGTTGGTCGGGAGCGAGGTCTGCCCGAGGGTTCGCCCGTCGGCGGAGGATATGCAGAATACACGGATGCTGTCCGGCGGCTGCTCGCCCGCGACGGTCATCCAAGCTCCCACATAGATGGTACCGCGCGCGTCGGAGTCGAGGAGCAACAAAGCTTTCAGCTCCGGGCCCAGCGCGACCTTCTGCGTGAAGCGCAGGCCATTCTTGGCGCGATCGAACACATTGACATAGACCACGCCCGCGCGCGCCGAGAGCACACCGGCCGACAGGAGGAGCGCGCCATCCTTCGACGGGCGCCCACTGAGCTCGGTCCCATCGGCCGAGGGCTGCCCGCCTGCGCCGCCGAGCATGACCAATCCCCCGTGCTCGCGCTCGACGTAAACCTTCTTCCCGTCCATGAAGACACCGCTGGTGGTGCCGGGCTCCTTGATGCCCTTGGCGCCGTCGAGCGCATACTCTCCGGTCTTGCGGCCCGACGCATCGTACGTGGTGACCTTCTTTTGAACGAGGCGATCGAGCACGGCCATGGAATCTTTGCCGGCCGCGATATCGTCGCTGGTCTCGGAGACGGGGATGGTCCCGATGGGCTTTCCCTTCGCGTCGTAGCGCACCAGCCGCTCGTTCACTTGATCCAAAACGATGTAACCATCGTCGGTCACCGCAAAGCTCTTCGGGCCCTCGGGGTTCCCCTCTTGCGGGCGAGAGCGCCCGAGTTGCCCAAGCCCCGAGCCCCATGTCGCCGTAAAGATCGCGCGCGGATCGCGGATGAACGATCCCGCGTCCGGGAACGCCGATGTGGTCTGAACGGCCGCCGCGGCCCCAGGTGCAGTTGCCCCAGGTGCGAGGGTGGGCGACGCGGTCTCCGAGCCCTCGGTCGTAGACGAGACAGGCGTTGGGGGGTTCGCTTTTCCGCGCAAGGAGACGACGCCCGCGACGGTGGCCAAGCCGATGATGGTGGCCACCGCGATGGACTTCGCCAAACCCGATAGATCCGAAGGGCGTGTTTTCACGTCGACCGTACCTCCCGAATACCCCGTTGGAGAGCGAGGGGCGTGCCAGGAGATCGCCCTCGCGATCTTCGCGATCACCGCGATCCAGAACGGTGAACGAGCCTGGATCGCGAACCCACCAGGTGCGATCCACGCGATCACGGCGCGCAATTTCGCGCTATTTCACCGGGTGGGCGGCGATGCATCGTAGGGATCGCGGTGATCGCGAAGATCGCGATAGGGCGCGAACGGTCCATTTCATGTTTTGAAATCGCGCGGCGTGGATTTCGCAATGCTACTTCGATGAAAGGGGACGATATGAAGAAACTCCACGCATTCATTGCAGCGGCATTGTGTGTTGCCGTTCCGATGGTCGGATGCAGCGCGTCGGAAGGCGCAGCCGTCGATGAGGAAGCCGATCCCATCGCCTCATCCCCCGGGGACGTTGGTGAGATCGAGAGCGGCCTTTTGGTCGGCGCCGACGAACGCGCCGAGGATGTCGAAGCACCGGATACTTCGGCCTACGTGGCCGGGGTCAAGCTTCGCACCATGGCCGATCTGAATTTGCGCGCGGAGGGATCGCCCGAGGGCGCGATTCAGCGCGTGATGATGGTGGGCTCCGAGGTGACCCTCGTCGACCCCAAGGTCGAGAACGGATTCGTTCGCGTCGAGCACGACGGCGTTCAGGGGTTCGGCTCGGTGAAGTACCTCGAGGTGGTCGAGGCGCTGCCGGACGATGGCGAGGACGGTCTCTCCACCGCCGCCGTCGCCGCGGCCGCGGGGCCGTCGCCCGCCGATACGATCGCGCGCGCCAAGGCCTCCGTGGGGTTCTCGTATTGGTGGGGCCACGGCGCATGGCGCTCCGCCGGGCCGACGTCGTCGACCAAGGGATCGTGCCGCGGCAGCTGCCCCAACTGCAGCCATAGCGGCTCGTACGGGGCCGACTGCTCGGGCATGGTCGCCAAGGCGTGGCGCTTCGGGGCCGCGAAGCTCGAGACGAACTCGCACCCTTACTCGACCGCCGACTTCATCCGCTCGCGCGCGGGCAAGTGGAAGATCATCAACCGCAGCTCCATCAAGAAGGGCGACGCGTTGGTTCACCACTCCGGGGGCGCGGGGCACATCGTCATTTACGAGAAGGGCGACGCGTGGAAGACGCCCACCGTCTACGAATGCAAAGGCTGCGCAGCGGGCTGCGTGCACGACACGCGCAGCTTTGGGAGCGCGTACAAGGCCATTCGCCGAAACGGGTTTTGAGCATATCGCCCCCTCGCCCGCGGCGGGGAGGGGGCGCCGAGCCAAGGATCGTTACGGTTTGGGATAAAGGGCGCACTTGCCCTTCAAGCAGCCGCACGCGTTCGAGTCGGCCGAGGTGCAGGCCATCATCATGGTGCACATCGTATCGGGCGTACGCGCGACGGCCTTGGCCTTCGCCACGCACTTCGGCGCGTGGCACGGCACGGAGGGAGCGCAGTCCGCGTCCGTCGTACAGGCGTCGTCGCTGACGACGGGCTCGCAGAGCGCGCAGCCGCAGGCCTTCGGTGTGGCGGCTGCCGCGGAGCCCGTTGCGGCCGGGGACGCGTTGCTCGCGGCGGGAGACGGCGCATTGCCCGCCGAGGGGGACGGCGTTTCGCCCGTTGCGGGAGGCGGCGAGGACGAGCCTGATGCACACGCCACCAGCGTTGCAACGAGGGCGGCCACG contains these protein-coding regions:
- a CDS encoding SH3 domain-containing protein; the encoded protein is MKKLHAFIAAALCVAVPMVGCSASEGAAVDEEADPIASSPGDVGEIESGLLVGADERAEDVEAPDTSAYVAGVKLRTMADLNLRAEGSPEGAIQRVMMVGSEVTLVDPKVENGFVRVEHDGVQGFGSVKYLEVVEALPDDGEDGLSTAAVAAAAGPSPADTIARAKASVGFSYWWGHGAWRSAGPTSSTKGSCRGSCPNCSHSGSYGADCSGMVAKAWRFGAAKLETNSHPYSTADFIRSRAGKWKIINRSSIKKGDALVHHSGGAGHIVIYEKGDAWKTPTVYECKGCAAGCVHDTRSFGSAYKAIRRNGF